From Myxococcus stipitatus, one genomic window encodes:
- a CDS encoding RBBP9/YdeN family alpha/beta hydrolase: MRRSLVTIHRWAGSPETDFYPWLGQQVLTPPALFDEVLTPRMPEPGTPTIERWVPALANVLGPIPSPSTVLLGHSVGCQTLLRYLASLPEGHRVEGALLVAAWFEVDAPWSAVRPWLDTPIDLARARAALGRCVVVLSDSDPFTTDWRRNTRLWEERMGAEVVVVPGGRHFNNPREPAILDTLRTRFGRPRPG, translated from the coding sequence ATGCGCCGCTCCCTCGTCACCATCCACCGCTGGGCGGGAAGTCCGGAGACCGATTTCTACCCGTGGCTGGGACAGCAGGTGCTCACCCCGCCCGCGCTCTTCGACGAGGTCCTCACGCCCAGGATGCCGGAGCCGGGCACGCCCACCATCGAGCGCTGGGTGCCCGCCCTCGCGAACGTCCTGGGCCCCATCCCCTCCCCCTCCACCGTCCTCCTCGGCCACAGCGTGGGGTGCCAGACCCTCCTCCGCTACCTCGCCTCGCTGCCCGAGGGGCACCGCGTCGAGGGCGCCCTGCTCGTGGCGGCCTGGTTCGAGGTGGACGCCCCCTGGAGCGCGGTGCGCCCCTGGCTCGACACTCCCATCGACCTCGCGCGGGCGCGCGCGGCGCTGGGCCGCTGCGTCGTGGTGCTCTCCGACAGCGACCCCTTCACCACCGACTGGCGCCGCAACACCCGGCTCTGGGAGGAGCGCATGGGCGCGGAGGTCGTCGTCGTGCCCGGAGGCCGGCACTTCAACAACCCGCGCGAGCCCGCCATCCTGGATACGCTGCGCACCCGCTTCGGCCGCCCGCGGCCGGGCTGA
- a CDS encoding aminotransferase class IV — MFSTVAVNGEVRHWETLRLGDFAQGYFFGAGFFTTFRVEAGRPLFLGRHLARLGRSLAAFPTTVHAPPPHVLREDAVRESLRHCLEADAALGVDFTGVGKLAASDGQLLLTFRSSAPDTERLQREGRIIEVAAPGAYRHGDPMPNHKGLSYFRQYSLMADLPLLGNEVGHACELPTANVFFHLGDVLATPPLGAPCLPGIVRELLLEAGHVGDLPVVERDIRITDLVDARACVFTNSAALAVGVTRLFGKALPDSLALAVRVREDVKAMASRVE; from the coding sequence ATGTTCTCCACGGTGGCGGTGAATGGCGAGGTGAGACACTGGGAGACGCTGCGCCTGGGCGACTTCGCCCAGGGCTACTTCTTCGGCGCGGGCTTCTTCACCACCTTCCGCGTCGAGGCGGGCAGGCCCCTGTTCCTCGGCCGTCATCTGGCGCGACTCGGTCGCAGCCTCGCAGCCTTCCCGACGACGGTGCACGCGCCGCCGCCCCACGTCCTGCGCGAGGACGCCGTGAGGGAGTCGCTCCGTCACTGCCTGGAAGCGGACGCGGCGCTGGGCGTGGACTTCACCGGCGTCGGCAAGCTGGCCGCGAGCGATGGTCAGCTCCTGCTCACCTTCCGCTCCTCCGCGCCCGACACCGAGCGGCTCCAGCGCGAGGGACGCATCATCGAGGTCGCCGCGCCCGGGGCCTACCGACACGGCGACCCCATGCCCAACCACAAGGGCCTGTCCTACTTCCGCCAGTACAGCCTCATGGCCGACCTGCCCCTGCTCGGCAACGAGGTCGGCCACGCCTGCGAGCTGCCCACCGCCAACGTCTTCTTCCACCTGGGGGACGTGCTGGCCACGCCCCCGCTGGGAGCGCCGTGCCTGCCGGGCATCGTCCGCGAGCTGCTCCTCGAGGCGGGCCATGTCGGCGACCTGCCCGTGGTGGAGCGGGACATCCGCATCACCGACCTGGTGGACGCCAGGGCCTGCGTCTTCACCAACTCCGCGGCGCTGGCCGTCGGGGTGACGCGGCTGTTCGGCAAGGCGCTCCCGGACAGCCTTGCACTCGCGGTCCGGGTCCGTGAGGACGTGAAGGCCATGGCGTCACGCGTGGAGTGA
- a CDS encoding anthranilate synthase component II, with protein sequence MILLIDNFDSFTFNLVQALGAQGARPRVVRNDALTVADIEALRPERIVISPGPGTPDDAGVSLDVIRAFGGRVPLLGVCLGHQCLGQVFGAKVVRAPVPVHGKTAEVEHSGQGLFEGLPRPFTAARYHSLVVERESLPECLEVTAWHEGLIMGMRHRELPGLEGVQFHPESFLTTHGPRLLGNFLGARR encoded by the coding sequence GTGATCCTCCTCATCGACAACTTCGACTCCTTCACCTTCAACCTCGTCCAGGCGCTCGGGGCCCAGGGGGCGAGGCCGCGCGTCGTCCGCAACGACGCCCTCACGGTGGCGGACATCGAGGCCCTCCGGCCTGAACGCATCGTCATCTCCCCGGGCCCGGGCACACCGGACGACGCGGGCGTCTCGCTCGACGTCATCCGCGCCTTCGGAGGACGGGTGCCGCTGCTCGGCGTGTGCCTGGGACACCAGTGCCTGGGGCAGGTCTTCGGCGCGAAGGTGGTGCGGGCGCCCGTGCCCGTGCACGGCAAGACGGCGGAGGTGGAGCACTCGGGCCAGGGGCTCTTCGAGGGGCTGCCTCGCCCCTTCACCGCCGCGCGCTACCACTCGCTGGTGGTGGAGCGGGAGAGCCTGCCGGAGTGCCTGGAGGTGACGGCCTGGCACGAAGGGCTCATCATGGGCATGCGGCACCGGGAGCTGCCCGGACTGGAAGGCGTGCAGTTCCATCCCGAGTCCTTCCTCACCACCCACGGGCCCCGGCTGCTCGGCAACTTCCTGGGCGCGCGGCGCTAG
- a CDS encoding anthranilate synthase component I family protein, protein MSPPSLLDRARFEALVSQGHNQVPVIRRRELGASRPTDLLRALPEGPRFLLESTRVSAEGRYSFLGTRPFLRFTAKGPQCFIDGRLQDGAPLDVLRALLGRWRGVRLPGLPRFLGGAVGFFAYEANHYFESLPHHPRDDLQLPDIALSFVDTFLAVDHLEGALLLVATGSDWDDCSRRLDELESWVHRARPTPRPSPPTPDAPLAPWRSNFTQEDYLAAVERVREYIRAGDTYQVNLSQRLEVDFAGEPLSLYETLCATSPVHFASYLEGDGFHVVSASPERLVRVEDGLAITRPIAGTRRRGTPEEDARFVQELRTSEKERAEHAMLVDLERNDLGRVCDYGSVQVRKLMDIVEYAHVLHIESEVTGRLASGVGPLDVVGALFPGGTITGVPKIRTMQLITELEPHARGLYTGSLGYLSFTGDLDLDIVIRTLVVKGGRAYAQVGGGIVHDSQPRQEYKETLNKARSQLLALSASGGRE, encoded by the coding sequence ATGAGTCCCCCATCCCTGCTCGACCGCGCACGCTTCGAGGCCCTGGTGTCCCAGGGCCACAACCAGGTGCCCGTCATCCGGCGGCGGGAGCTGGGCGCGTCGCGGCCCACGGACCTGCTGCGCGCGCTGCCGGAGGGACCTCGGTTCCTGCTGGAGAGCACCCGGGTGAGCGCGGAGGGACGCTATTCGTTCCTGGGGACACGCCCCTTCCTCCGCTTCACGGCCAAGGGCCCCCAGTGCTTCATCGACGGGCGGCTCCAGGACGGCGCCCCGCTGGACGTCCTGCGAGCGCTGCTCGGGCGCTGGCGCGGCGTGAGGCTGCCGGGCCTGCCCCGCTTCCTCGGTGGCGCGGTGGGCTTCTTCGCCTACGAGGCCAACCACTACTTCGAGTCCCTCCCCCATCACCCTCGCGACGACCTCCAGTTGCCGGACATCGCCCTGTCCTTCGTGGACACGTTCCTCGCCGTCGACCACCTCGAGGGAGCGCTGCTCCTGGTGGCCACGGGTTCGGACTGGGACGACTGTTCGCGCCGACTGGACGAACTGGAGTCCTGGGTCCACCGCGCCCGGCCCACGCCACGGCCGAGCCCGCCCACGCCGGATGCGCCGCTCGCGCCCTGGCGCTCCAACTTCACCCAGGAGGACTACCTCGCCGCGGTCGAGCGGGTGCGCGAGTACATCCGCGCCGGAGACACGTACCAGGTCAACCTCTCGCAGCGGCTGGAGGTGGACTTCGCGGGCGAGCCGCTCTCGCTCTACGAGACGCTCTGCGCCACCAGCCCCGTCCACTTCGCCAGCTACCTCGAGGGGGACGGCTTCCACGTGGTCAGCGCCTCCCCGGAGCGGCTGGTCCGCGTCGAGGACGGGCTCGCCATCACCCGCCCCATCGCCGGCACGCGAAGGCGGGGCACGCCCGAAGAGGACGCCCGCTTCGTCCAGGAGCTGCGCACCAGCGAGAAGGAGCGCGCCGAGCACGCGATGCTCGTGGACCTGGAGCGCAACGACCTGGGCCGCGTCTGCGACTACGGCTCCGTCCAGGTGCGCAAGCTGATGGACATCGTCGAGTACGCGCACGTCCTGCACATCGAATCCGAGGTGACGGGCCGGCTCGCCTCGGGCGTCGGTCCGCTCGACGTGGTGGGCGCGCTGTTCCCCGGCGGGACGATCACCGGCGTCCCCAAGATCCGCACCATGCAGCTCATCACCGAGCTGGAGCCGCACGCGCGCGGGCTCTACACGGGCTCGCTCGGCTATCTCTCCTTCACGGGGGACCTGGACCTGGACATCGTCATCCGCACGCTGGTGGTGAAGGGCGGGCGGGCCTACGCGCAGGTCGGAGGCGGCATCGTCCACGACTCGCAGCCGCGCCAGGAATACAAGGAGACGCTCAACAAGGCGCGCTCGCAGCTGCTGGCGCTGTCCGCCAGTGGGGGCCGCGAGTGA
- a CDS encoding helicase HerA-like domain-containing protein: protein MSQDARLAVFLSDDGEVFSGVQQGQNLWQPDPFDVETLNAPARRAFQRLLARASAATRPDSGKLLLLLGESGSGKTHLVRAFRNHAHGQRKGFVGYMPMTVDESNYDRYVLNNLISSLEHPYDLSGDDDSGLMRLSDALMEHCRSAFAPLIPDEKVLEEDELHGTIHSVADELLADARFRNVDVDVLRALLYLQRKDPRITRQVFHWLRCEERSASDRKLIGELVPRTADDAHSRMVEQLGRVMDALGHALVVCVDQVEDMSDFEQRSQMETSFRRAMASLIAITSRVPRAVVVVCCLSDYWEKMRPQLLLPMIDRIENDPEPVTLERTVTAAVARDIAARRLRELYVPRGATFDPTDPTAPFPSAGFEALAGQRPRDVLNACRRYRERAIQDQRLPSEFPLPETRPNPLPPRTVRPPVIEDVEQEWINFRARFTPEVPVEPADITALLAWAAGVSGEELGGTQRFTVEPRNDEVMDVGVQPHGEKFVVSLCEGNPQGGALARQLGKALEASAGRTPVIVRTSEFPSASAKKVTEQLTLLIKKGGRRVVVGNSELRDLVTLREFRVQNETKPAFQEWSQTLRPVTRMKAVGDLLGLHLRHAALAAPRVAAMPEPTGPTPIPQNGKGASTRQTALFNDAQVSGPASGKKATRSPTPSRRDSTASATITVATAATETEAADPGELRLSVAAPMLSSSSPVRPTSPTVAAAPRREQVLTTGTGPLAPATLQTLRFDEVTGAERPPSPGVPPSKTPRFDEVTGTDRPSSTAAPLERSALPTVPGLKPRVLTPPRGTPVPREVLTGPLRLGMTEGLRSQPVLVDQLDLTRHSAFLGGTGSGKTTLALNMLEQLLLRGIPVILVDRKGDLAAYARPESWDEPLEDAALIERRRLLRERVDVALYTPGRSDGRPLAIPVVPHGLETLPVEEQEQGVQQAADAIAGMLEYKSSPNDKAARALLAQALRLLVQQPLGHELTLEVVQQFVASQDSALLQEAGGLSAKTYDKLAMDLEVLRLNLRSLLNSGGERLDLDELLGRGASGVPGRTRLSIISTKFLGDNNRILFWVSQLLLETHRWASQHPSGQLQAVLLFDEADLYLPATSKPATKEPMESLLKRARSAGVGVMLATQSPGDLDYRCRENVLTWSVGKVKEENALKKLRPMFSEARVDADARLPSQKQGQFHVLRDGKVEQLKADRSVIRTVQLSEDEILRLARATRPPKPGGPR from the coding sequence ATGTCCCAGGACGCGCGACTCGCGGTCTTCCTCTCCGACGACGGTGAGGTCTTCAGCGGGGTCCAGCAGGGCCAGAACCTCTGGCAGCCGGACCCCTTCGACGTGGAGACCCTCAACGCGCCCGCGCGGCGCGCCTTCCAGCGCCTGCTGGCGCGCGCCTCCGCCGCCACGCGACCGGACTCGGGCAAGCTGCTGCTGCTCCTGGGAGAGTCGGGCAGCGGCAAGACGCACCTGGTGCGTGCCTTCCGCAATCACGCGCACGGGCAGCGCAAGGGGTTCGTCGGCTACATGCCGATGACGGTCGACGAGTCGAACTACGACCGCTACGTCCTGAACAACCTCATCTCCTCGTTGGAGCATCCGTATGACCTCTCCGGGGATGACGACAGCGGGTTGATGCGGCTGTCGGACGCGCTCATGGAGCACTGCCGGAGCGCCTTCGCCCCGCTCATTCCCGACGAGAAGGTGCTGGAGGAGGATGAACTGCACGGCACCATCCACTCGGTGGCGGACGAGCTGCTCGCGGATGCCCGCTTCCGGAACGTGGACGTGGACGTGCTGAGGGCCCTGCTCTACCTCCAGCGCAAGGACCCGCGCATCACCCGGCAGGTCTTCCACTGGCTGCGCTGCGAGGAGCGCTCCGCCAGCGACCGCAAGCTGATTGGCGAACTCGTCCCGCGCACGGCGGACGACGCGCACAGCCGGATGGTCGAGCAGCTCGGCAGGGTGATGGATGCCCTGGGACATGCGCTGGTGGTGTGCGTGGACCAGGTGGAGGACATGAGCGACTTCGAGCAGCGCTCGCAGATGGAGACCTCCTTCCGCCGGGCGATGGCCAGCCTCATCGCCATCACCAGCAGGGTGCCCCGCGCGGTCGTCGTCGTCTGCTGCCTCTCCGACTACTGGGAGAAGATGCGTCCCCAGCTCCTGCTGCCGATGATCGACCGCATCGAGAACGACCCGGAGCCCGTGACGCTGGAGCGCACCGTAACGGCGGCCGTGGCGAGGGACATCGCGGCCCGGCGCCTGCGCGAGCTCTACGTGCCACGCGGCGCGACCTTCGACCCCACGGACCCCACCGCTCCCTTCCCCTCCGCGGGCTTCGAGGCCCTGGCCGGACAACGCCCCCGGGACGTGCTGAACGCCTGCCGTCGCTACCGGGAGCGCGCCATCCAGGACCAGCGGCTCCCCTCGGAGTTCCCGCTTCCGGAGACCCGTCCGAATCCGCTGCCTCCGCGGACCGTCCGGCCTCCGGTCATCGAGGACGTCGAGCAGGAGTGGATCAACTTCCGCGCGCGCTTCACGCCCGAGGTGCCGGTGGAGCCCGCGGACATCACGGCCCTGCTGGCCTGGGCCGCTGGCGTCAGCGGAGAAGAGCTGGGTGGGACGCAGCGCTTCACCGTCGAGCCCAGGAACGACGAGGTCATGGATGTGGGCGTTCAGCCCCACGGCGAGAAGTTCGTCGTCTCGCTGTGCGAGGGAAACCCGCAGGGGGGCGCCCTGGCGAGACAGCTGGGCAAGGCGCTCGAGGCCTCGGCGGGGCGCACGCCCGTCATCGTCCGGACCTCGGAGTTTCCCTCGGCCTCGGCCAAGAAGGTCACGGAGCAGCTCACGCTGCTCATCAAGAAGGGCGGTCGCCGGGTCGTCGTCGGCAACAGCGAGCTCCGAGACCTCGTCACCCTTCGCGAGTTCCGTGTCCAGAACGAGACCAAGCCGGCCTTCCAGGAGTGGAGTCAGACGCTCCGCCCCGTGACGCGGATGAAGGCCGTGGGAGACCTCCTCGGACTGCACCTCCGCCACGCCGCGCTCGCCGCTCCTCGCGTCGCGGCGATGCCCGAGCCCACCGGCCCGACTCCCATTCCCCAGAATGGGAAGGGAGCCTCGACGCGACAGACCGCCCTCTTCAACGACGCACAGGTCTCCGGCCCCGCCTCGGGGAAGAAGGCCACCAGGAGTCCAACTCCGTCCCGTCGCGACAGCACGGCCTCTGCCACGATAACGGTCGCGACCGCCGCCACGGAGACCGAGGCCGCCGACCCTGGTGAACTCCGCCTCTCCGTCGCGGCCCCCATGCTGTCCTCGTCGTCACCCGTCAGACCCACGTCCCCCACCGTGGCGGCCGCGCCGCGCCGGGAGCAGGTGCTGACCACGGGAACAGGTCCACTCGCCCCGGCCACGCTCCAGACGCTCCGATTCGACGAGGTCACGGGCGCGGAGCGACCACCATCCCCGGGAGTCCCTCCGAGCAAGACGCCCCGATTCGACGAAGTCACGGGCACGGACCGACCGTCTTCCACAGCGGCCCCCCTGGAAAGGAGTGCGCTCCCGACCGTACCGGGACTCAAGCCCCGCGTCCTCACACCGCCCAGGGGCACTCCCGTCCCACGGGAAGTCCTCACCGGCCCGCTGCGCCTGGGCATGACAGAGGGCCTGCGCTCCCAGCCCGTCCTCGTCGACCAGCTCGACCTGACTCGGCACAGCGCGTTCCTGGGCGGCACGGGCAGCGGCAAGACGACGCTCGCGCTCAACATGCTGGAGCAGCTCCTGCTGCGCGGCATCCCCGTCATCCTGGTGGACCGCAAGGGCGATCTCGCGGCCTACGCGCGACCGGAGTCTTGGGACGAACCACTGGAGGATGCCGCCCTCATCGAGCGAAGGCGACTGCTGCGCGAGCGCGTCGACGTGGCCCTCTACACTCCGGGCCGCTCCGACGGCAGGCCCCTCGCCATTCCCGTCGTGCCCCACGGCCTCGAAACGCTCCCCGTCGAGGAGCAGGAGCAGGGCGTCCAGCAGGCGGCCGACGCCATCGCGGGCATGCTCGAATACAAGAGCAGCCCCAACGACAAGGCCGCTCGGGCGCTGCTGGCTCAGGCGCTCCGGCTCCTCGTGCAGCAACCACTCGGCCACGAGCTGACGCTGGAGGTGGTCCAGCAATTCGTCGCGTCCCAGGACTCGGCGCTCCTTCAAGAAGCGGGCGGCCTGTCGGCGAAGACCTACGACAAGCTCGCCATGGACCTGGAAGTGCTGCGCCTCAACCTGCGCTCGCTCCTGAACTCGGGCGGAGAGCGCCTGGACCTGGACGAGCTGCTCGGACGTGGCGCGAGCGGCGTCCCCGGCCGTACGCGGCTGAGCATCATCAGCACCAAGTTCCTGGGGGACAACAACCGCATCCTGTTCTGGGTGTCCCAACTCCTCCTGGAGACCCATCGCTGGGCGAGCCAGCATCCCTCCGGCCAGCTCCAGGCGGTCCTGCTCTTCGACGAGGCGGACCTGTACCTTCCCGCAACGAGCAAACCCGCCACGAAGGAGCCCATGGAGAGCCTCCTCAAGCGCGCGCGGTCGGCGGGCGTGGGCGTCATGCTCGCGACCCAGAGCCCCGGTGACCTGGACTACCGGTGCCGGGAGAACGTGCTCACCTGGAGCGTGGGCAAGGTCAAGGAGGAGAACGCGCTCAAGAAGCTCCGCCCCATGTTCTCCGAGGCCCGCGTGGACGCGGACGCACGGCTCCCCTCCCAGAAACAGGGGCAGTTCCACGTCCTGCGCGACGGGAAGGTGGAGCAGCTCAAGGCCGACCGTTCGGTCATCCGCACGGTGCAGCTCTCCGAGGACGAAATCCTGCGGCTCGCGCGCGCCACGCGTCCACCGAAGCCAGGAGGGCCTCGCTGA